A region of the Rattus norvegicus strain BN/NHsdMcwi chromosome Y, GRCr8, whole genome shotgun sequence genome:
GCAAGTATGAatcctgaacacagaacgatagccacaagagagtggaccaggagtgccgtggcctaccacactaggtctacagccatgaagaagaggatgtctctgaagaggatgagcacaccatccttccagaagcggaggagaaggccttctcgccaggccctggggaacattgtgggccgcagaatttctcatggatggaaggaaggtgatgagcccgtcacacaatggaaggccatcgttctagatcaactgccaacaaatccctctctctatctggtcaagtatgacggGATTGACTGTGTTTATGCACTTGAACTttacagcgatgagaggattttaaagcttaaggtcttgcctcacaaagtagtgtttcctcaagtgaaagatgcccatctcgcaagtgccatggttggtcgagctgtggagcataaatttgagaacaaacatggctctaaggacaactggaggggggtggtcctagcccaggtgccaatcatgaaggactggttttatatcacctacgagaaagatccaatTCTATACATCTACCAACTCCTGGAGgattacgcagaaggtaacctccgtatcattgcagagactcctccagcagaggtgaagtcagacgctgacagcgacatcttaacaggtcaatgtgtgcattacaccagaagcgacgggtccaaaaagataggcaaagtcatttaccaagttctagccaagccttctgtgtacttcatcaagtttgatggcgacgtccacatctacgtctataatctggtggaaaagatcagttaaggtgaaattcacaaagtgtgggggacatagatgggtaatttattggattgggggaaaatgtttgtttttctttgtttcagatacccaagggcctttgacaactccagtatcttttccagtggaatttgtttttgctctaaaaattaaaatgtgtgatgtgacaTGTTGTGTCTGaccactttggtggaggagacgggctttggtggatggaacatctagaggaagccagaaaagtcaacgctgtgaacagtaagtctaatgtcacaaGGCTAAAACTAACAGGACTGAGCTGTTCTGGtttttagagagagaaaaaacttggagatgaggcttagaggagcagggatggcatgggaaaaaaaagatggatgtttaggaagcagtggagaggggccaaaaatagatagactctctgaggtgaagtttgagggaaaaacagactgttggggaaagagaggcaggtaacagggagttggtcttggaactcacagggaaacccaataaactgatccaagcagaatcagaatcagagaagagCAGGTTTAGtttgactaacaaaacctaatgaatcctgtttctcatctgtagatgtattatttttaatcatgtgggtgggggcagggcatgaatagaggagaccacagagacaagaatagtcaggtcccctggagctcgAATTAGAGGTGGTTGGGgcccattggacatgagctcaaagaacaaaatccaggtcctctttcaaagcagaccaGCTCCTGAACAATTGGTCATCTCTCCGGGCCCttaagtcatctttttaaataaattcaaccTTCatatgcagagaagagaccaggatgagggtaagaaagattacattgatggtgatgtggaaggaagactaaagaacacatgaaggagtagaggacactgagggacgaaggaattccaagatggagttctcaaaaagtgaagcaggagacccaggaagatcagaaagggtctagaatgagttgaaattgggccgcatccatattggtctctttggttccttaaagaacaaccaagccatcactacagaaggtggatgtgaggtggaggcttccccgaggacattttgacgaggataactcaagagtagtgaatgccaaactaagtttatatctatcgattcctgaaagtatcaaaAAGCCCATtatttgtatgatcagtaaaaagtaatttagaagagaagatgaggatgccgtaagcttctgtcaggtgttacatggatcctgtgtttagcttccctgagcactgtttgcttctgttgcatcctgtaatatttttggaggtctctgctcaatgcccctagaaGACCACAAaaagctcctgcactggcttgtcttccCTGACTCTCCTatgactggatggcttcctccacacctgtgggccctgttacctatctagccccaggaagtttcaGTCTTTTACCCACActtaagcttatcctcagaaaactcttgacagTGCCTCCAATACCAGAGgttctgagctctttcctatgctaTTTGCCATGACTTTAAAAggctttgtggttcctgacctTGTAGCTCTCTCCtgctgagaagcccctgtgcactccgtGGGGTCTCCTTGAACCACATCTAAACTCCAAGAATGTATTTCAAGGCAACCTTGTCTTGGACTCAtccattgctgtttcttctctcaataataagtttctcactgcacgacttgaaaatactttcttttttttaattaattctgctatttggtggtttttatactggctggttgtctgacggtttcattgctgcaaaaagacatcatgaccaaggcaacttataagggacaacatttaattagggctggattacaggttcagaagttcagtctattttcatcaaggcaggaagcatagaATCCTCtagcagacatggtgttggagaagaagcctatcacccccacagtgatatgcttcctccaacaaggccacacctactcccacaaggccacacctcctacttgtgctacacttcccatgggacaatcacattctaaccaccaccctgattttatgccaatccgacacaagctagagtcatcagagaagaggttgcctcagttgagaaatgcctccataagatccagctgtagggcattttcttagtgtttgGTGGGGGAGGGTTAAGCCCACTGTGaggggcaccattcctaggctggtgatcctgggttctataagaaagcaagctaagcaagacaggAGTaccaagacagtaagcagtgccactccataaactctgcctcagttcctgcctccaggatcccgtcctgtttgagttcctttcccaacttcctttggtgatgagcagcaatgaaGAAGTGTATGCTGAATAAACCTTTTACTCCCTAACTTgcactttggtcatggtgtttccttacaaccatagaaaccctaagtaagacaatttcttatagaaacagtgtgtctagtagagcaaCAGATGTTTACCttataaccacaaatagaaacatatagacactttgttttaatttaaagggaagacttgctcatgtactgacctgtgaagttctagtttcttccttctctccctgatgaatgccatgatcaaaactaacttggggaggaaagggttatttgccttacaggttacagaaaTTCACTGAGGGAAAcaagaacaggagcttgaagcggtaacaaggaccACTGCTTGTTGgattgctccctgtctcagtcattgttctcttgctgtgaagagataccatggtcAAGGCTACTAGTGTAAATGAAAGCAAGTAATTGGAGGCTAGTTACAGTTTCAGAAGCCTgttccatcatcatggcagggagcataacactggagcaatagagagctactgctctgtaagcagagagagagagagagagagagagagagagagagagagagagagagagagagagagaaactctggcaaagcatggggctcttgaaaactcaaactccaaccttgtcgacacacccacttcctccaatgaggccacacctcttaatccttctaatccttgaaaatactgtcactccctgttacctatatattcaaatatatgactgtgggagcctttcttattcaaaacaccacactccccatggcttgctcccttactatttcttacagcctaaaaggctttTCTTTATATACATAACTACTGAtgttgggccctcccacaacaatcattaatcaaaaaaatgttccatagacttacccaaagactaatctaatggaggcagttcttgaattgttctctcttctcagttgactccaaattgtcaagttgagaaaaaaaaaaaaaaaaagagagcgagagacccagcaccttaatgtttctcttactccatgttacatactcaccaccagcaactctcttctctcagtgtatagacccacttccctgtatggcagaactgaagagtaactactgtcaccaacatgaatattCGAGGGTATTTGACAAGAAAttaatacattctacagctcccaacgccaagcaaaagcattttagtgtgtgttaCACTTACTGgaagactgtcagtcactggccatttaatgggtcacagtagaccacagtaccaaaaagtcaaaacatatcatctcctctcagcaggagacatagccctttctcaaaacccatgactatctgtaggcttagattttttcaaaacctactttatttagggttcttaaacactttaaccacCCTTCAAGCCCActaaccagaggtagcagagagagaaagttgataggaaaagggagagaattttggacctatttagaagtaattctttggggcaactccaatcttcattgtgcagtatggtccaatagcaaacgcaaaacacaaatcagtagcagtgccttgatctggaAGAGActacaaggctctaacaaaccaacaagaagcagcagaagcagccagaagctgcCCGTATAGCACAGGTCCTTTTGGGTGtttctcattatggaacgaagaccagcaaagaccatcgaagccttgcaaggtgtagcaatgtaaaaatgtcctctccctctctgttggattacatttatgttctccataaacatcctgtcccccttcaagcatgttctccagcgaaatatcacatgcgttctcatgtgtctgcttctgcaaaacatcctctcctaacatagcttctagaaaaatatcctgtgagacaagtgagtttccaaagtaaccaaaatttttccacttcatctagccttatctcacactcagccgttacatcacaaaacatataatggcagtcttgcaagggtcctaggccCCAGCTCCATCAGTCGCTAGAGCTTCTGCAATTGCTCTCCGTGAAACTCAACTCATTTCGTGAGCACAACCTTTAGTTATCcctgtaaacattgtgctctctccatctttcctctcagccaatagctgtccaacttccaaccaactcagctgtgaccagaaaaaccctcatcaagaaagccaatgaatttgactcgattttttttccctgacagaacggagtgttctccctgcatggttacactggtgtctgagtcatctgtaataaaactcACTACTAGAaagagcaaagtcacaggaactatgacaaatagcaaatcacataACAAGCATCACAGTTGACCAAACCTTTtttgcagctttattgaagtataatttacatacttaaaaaatccatttattttaagtgtgtaatttaatgattttaaagcaaaatttatagcttccttcctttttttaatactcatttcccactagttcatatgatatcaaagtctattaaaaacacagaattgtcctgggctcggtccccagccccagaaaaaaaaaaaaaaaaaaaaaaaaaaaaacacagaattgaagtcaggagaaggaccagagcgggaagcagcaaggcacttgatttgctaagacaactgatacattggcagaattgtctggataaaaccacttgggaaacattgggacttctcttagcgtgcagcctccagacaaagtgtttaaaggattaagtcttGGGTCCTCCTACACcaaatccggacctgacctggtaagtcagcatcacttttggccactttcacgTTCAtcacattcatcactcttacaagttgccctGCAACTCATATTAGTAAAAAACtcattttggttcatggtttcataggtttcagtccatggacacatgaccatgaaaggggcactatagagctcaactgctaacctcactggcatccaagaagcaccaacacatgaagagaccaaggacaaaaaaacaccctccaagacatatcccaaatgaccaagtcacttaatttcctatctcctagtttcccaccacattcatacacatccatcaacagatgaactcattaattacagcccacagggtccaatggCTTTTCATAGTCCCAACTTTGAACATTgaactgggacaatgtgtatcttaaacccatagggtagggccagaaggttgtgtcagaggtttaaacttcacctcacactagcaACAACTGGGTAGATTTCTCAacatttcctatttctttctgttactgagctacaccctgtctgcattgcagcattttgtctggggtgagataccttCAGAATCAATTGAAAAGACGCCCCCCAAcatgtgttttcttgaatgtaaaatgggataTCAATAatatagacaaacacacatatatacagactcACAGATagagggaaaaagggaaggagttgagtcttaggaaccctcacgGAAGAGAGAGTTGAAATATAATATACAGATGTCAgcaagaaccagaacaaagcagtgtcttctatacacaacaggaccactatccccCAGCCTtagctgataggaaagggagagtcagttttttaCAAAGAtgtagctggtgataagctgcacaggctccagtggcttgcccaatgcccatgatTTATGGGCAGcgtaaatgacttgagtgggttattacagagggcagagagagagcttgaagttgggtgAAGGGATTAGGtcgggatggatctgggaggagttaggaagagatgtgagaagtaaattctaccAATATATAATGTACGAAGTTCTCCAGGAACTAacaaaagtggttt
Encoded here:
- the LOC134484376 gene encoding Y-linked testis-specific protein 1-like, producing the protein MNPEHRTIATREWTRSAVAYHTRSTAMKKRMSLKRMSTPSFQKRRRRPSRQALGNIVGRRISHGWKEGDEPVTQWKAIVLDQLPTNPSLYLVKYDGIDCVYALELYSDERILKLKVLPHKVVFPQVKDAHLASAMVGRAVEHKFENKHGSKDNWRGVVLAQVPIMKDWFYITYEKDPILYIYQLLEDYAEGNLRIIAETPPAEVKSDADSDILTGQCVHYTRSDGSKKIGKVIYQVLAKPSVYFIKFDGDVHIYVYNLVEKIS